From the Ctenopharyngodon idella isolate HZGC_01 chromosome 3, HZGC01, whole genome shotgun sequence genome, one window contains:
- the LOC127509468 gene encoding gastrula zinc finger protein XlCGF8.2DB-like isoform X2: MVFVKEESEEDMSEPEPWRIKHEEQGGLVKVKEEREDLNEVEEKHQHQKARDVTAEEKPLSCSKAENSCSQVTRPFSCSQCEKTFKHKRSLWSHMIIHTGKKPFTCSQCGKSFTQKGILKCHMLIHTGKKPFTCSQCGKSFTQKGHLNDHLLTHTSEKPFTCPQCGNTFRHKGSLKTHMLIHTGKKPFSCSQCGKSFTRKEILKNHMLTHTGIKPFICSHCGKSFKQKAHLNDHFLIHTSEKSFTCPQCGNSFTLKENLKKHMLIHAGIKPFTCSQCGKSFTQKAHLKDHLLIHTSENPFTCPQCGNTFTRKANLKTHMLIHTGIKPFTCPQCEKSFTQKAHLKDHLLIHTSEKPFTCSQCGKSFRHKGSLKYHMLIHT, encoded by the coding sequence gtcTGGTGAAAGTGAAAGAGGAAAGAGAAGATCTGAATGAAGTGGAGGAGAAACATCAGCATCAGAAAGCTCGTGATGTTACCGCTGAAGAAAAACCATTGAGTTGCTCCAaagctgaaaacagttgctcacAAGTCACAAGACCTTTCAGCTgttctcagtgtgaaaagacttttaaacataaaagaagCCTTTGGAGTCATATGATAATTCACACTGGAaaaaagcctttcacctgctcccagtgtggaaagagttttacacagAAAGGAATCCTTAAGTGTCACATGTTAATTCATACTGGGaaaaagcctttcacctgctctcagtgtggaaagagttttacacagAAAGGACACCTTAATGATCATTTACTTACTCACACTTCagaaaagcctttcacctgccctcagtgtggaaacacTTTCAGACATAAAGGAAGCCTGAAGACTCACATGTTAATTCATACTGGAAAAAAGCCTTTcagctgctctcagtgtggaaagagtttcacacgtaaAGAAATTCTTAAGAATCACATGTTAACTCATACTGGAATAAAGCCTTTCATCTGCTctcactgtggaaagagttttaaacAGAAAGCACACCTTAATGATCATTTTCTAATTCACACTTCAGAAAAGTCtttcacctgccctcagtgtggaaataGTTTCACACTTAAAGAAAACCTTAAGAAGCACATGTTAATACATGCTGGAataaagcctttcacctgctctcagtgtggaaagagttttacacagAAAGCACACCTTAAGGATCATTTGTTAATACACACTTCAGAAAACCCtttcacctgccctcagtgtggaaataCTTTCACACGTAAGGCAAACCTTAAGACTCACATGTTAATTCATACTGGAataaagcctttcacctgccctcaATGTGAAAAGAGTTTTACACAGAAAGCACACCTTAAGGATCATTTGTTAATTCATACTTCAGAAAAGCCTTTtacctgctctcagtgtggaaaatCTTTCAGACATAAAGGAAGCCTTAAGTATCACATGTTAATTCATACTTGA